Proteins encoded within one genomic window of Ranitomeya variabilis isolate aRanVar5 chromosome 4, aRanVar5.hap1, whole genome shotgun sequence:
- the LOC143767189 gene encoding uncharacterized protein LOC143767189 isoform X2, with protein sequence MEKNRNQNYVPKKKDMTTTHQSLIREKNNEQKILDLTNKIIELLTGEDEDCSENQIDFYKEIKVEKCHSLKSIDGSRNLLLKCHSSLYPNGCAEDTKVVTEESQTSDLADVKVVVRSQIDKEDLYLKAGQRCKEEEIPTSISPDSENKDNMQDDYLSNPNVDSAFQNSIGSFSPSKHGEYFPSPPYMITHSTSHIGDQVYICSECGDSFNCKSHLVSHQKIHTGKKQFVCSDCGKCFAYNSHLARHQIIHTGEKPFSCENCGKSFTQKSYLVLHERCHTGEKPFSCSECGKCFARNASLCMHQRIHTGEKPYSCLDCGKSFSQRSYLLLHQTCHRGEKPFSCSDCGKCFTTNSYLAKHQRTHISDKTHA encoded by the exons ATGGAAAAGAACAGGAATCAG AACTATGTGCCAAAGAAAAAAGATATGACCACAACACATCAGTCACTGATACGTGAGAAAAACAATGAGCAGAAGATCTTGGACCTCACCAACAAGATCATTGAgctgctgaccggagag GATGAAGATTGTTCAGAAAACCAAATAGATTTCTATAAGGAGATAAAGGTGGAAAAATGTCATTCGCTGAAGTCTATAG ATGGTTCCAGAAATTTACTATTGAAATGTCACAGTTCTCTTTATCCAAATGGTTGTGCTGAAGATACCAAAGTGGTTACAGAAGAATCCCAG ACTTCTGATCTGGCCGATGTAAAAGTTGTGGTTAGATCCCAGATTGACAAGGAAGATCTGTACTTGAAGGCAGGTCAGCGTTGTAAAGAGGAGGAAATTCCTACATCTATCAGCCCGG ATTCTGAAAACAAAGACAACATGCAAGATGATTACCTTTCCAATCCAAATGTCGATTCAGCATTCCAGAATTCCATTGGGTCCTTTTCACCCTCTAAACATGGCGAATATTTTCCCAGTCCTCCTTACATGATCACACACTCTACATCTCACATTGGGGATCAGGTATATATATGTTCTGAATGCGGGGACAGTTTTAACTGCAAGTCTCATCTAGTGTCACATCAGAAGATCCACACGGGTAAAAAACAATTTGTGTGTTCGgactgtggaaaatgttttgcttaTAACTCACACTTGGCCAGGCATCAGATCATACATAcgggagagaaaccattttcatgtgagAACTGTGGGAAATCGTTTACCCAGAAATCCTACCTTGTCCTGCATGAAAGATGCCACACGGGTGAAAAACCATTTTCCtgctcggaatgtgggaaatgctttgctCGGAATGCCAGTCTGTGTatgcatcagagaattcacacgggAGAGAAGCCATACTCATGCCTGGATTGTGGCAAAAGTTTTTCACAAAGATCTTACCTTCTTCTCCATCAGACGTGTCATAGAGGAGAAAAACCTTTCTCGTGTTCTGACTGtggaaagtgtttcactacaaactCATATCTTGCTAAACACCAAAGGACTCACATTAGTGATAAAACACACGCATAG
- the LOC143767189 gene encoding uncharacterized protein LOC143767189 isoform X1, which translates to MEKNRNQVTKRILKLTLEIIYLLTGENYVPKKKDMTTTHQSLIREKNNEQKILDLTNKIIELLTGEDEDCSENQIDFYKEIKVEKCHSLKSIDGSRNLLLKCHSSLYPNGCAEDTKVVTEESQTSDLADVKVVVRSQIDKEDLYLKAGQRCKEEEIPTSISPDSENKDNMQDDYLSNPNVDSAFQNSIGSFSPSKHGEYFPSPPYMITHSTSHIGDQVYICSECGDSFNCKSHLVSHQKIHTGKKQFVCSDCGKCFAYNSHLARHQIIHTGEKPFSCENCGKSFTQKSYLVLHERCHTGEKPFSCSECGKCFARNASLCMHQRIHTGEKPYSCLDCGKSFSQRSYLLLHQTCHRGEKPFSCSDCGKCFTTNSYLAKHQRTHISDKTHA; encoded by the exons ATGGAAAAGAACAGGAATCAGGTGACTAAAAGAATATTAAAGCTCACCCTAGAGATCATTtatctgctgactggagag AACTATGTGCCAAAGAAAAAAGATATGACCACAACACATCAGTCACTGATACGTGAGAAAAACAATGAGCAGAAGATCTTGGACCTCACCAACAAGATCATTGAgctgctgaccggagag GATGAAGATTGTTCAGAAAACCAAATAGATTTCTATAAGGAGATAAAGGTGGAAAAATGTCATTCGCTGAAGTCTATAG ATGGTTCCAGAAATTTACTATTGAAATGTCACAGTTCTCTTTATCCAAATGGTTGTGCTGAAGATACCAAAGTGGTTACAGAAGAATCCCAG ACTTCTGATCTGGCCGATGTAAAAGTTGTGGTTAGATCCCAGATTGACAAGGAAGATCTGTACTTGAAGGCAGGTCAGCGTTGTAAAGAGGAGGAAATTCCTACATCTATCAGCCCGG ATTCTGAAAACAAAGACAACATGCAAGATGATTACCTTTCCAATCCAAATGTCGATTCAGCATTCCAGAATTCCATTGGGTCCTTTTCACCCTCTAAACATGGCGAATATTTTCCCAGTCCTCCTTACATGATCACACACTCTACATCTCACATTGGGGATCAGGTATATATATGTTCTGAATGCGGGGACAGTTTTAACTGCAAGTCTCATCTAGTGTCACATCAGAAGATCCACACGGGTAAAAAACAATTTGTGTGTTCGgactgtggaaaatgttttgcttaTAACTCACACTTGGCCAGGCATCAGATCATACATAcgggagagaaaccattttcatgtgagAACTGTGGGAAATCGTTTACCCAGAAATCCTACCTTGTCCTGCATGAAAGATGCCACACGGGTGAAAAACCATTTTCCtgctcggaatgtgggaaatgctttgctCGGAATGCCAGTCTGTGTatgcatcagagaattcacacgggAGAGAAGCCATACTCATGCCTGGATTGTGGCAAAAGTTTTTCACAAAGATCTTACCTTCTTCTCCATCAGACGTGTCATAGAGGAGAAAAACCTTTCTCGTGTTCTGACTGtggaaagtgtttcactacaaactCATATCTTGCTAAACACCAAAGGACTCACATTAGTGATAAAACACACGCATAG